The bacterium nucleotide sequence ATCGACTTCGGCCTGCCGGCGGACGCGGCGGTGCGCCTCACCGTCTTCGACGTCAACGGGCGCGCGGTGGCGACCCTAATCGACGGCACGCTGCCCGCGGGCTGGCAGCGCGTGACCTGGGACGGCCGCGACGCGCAGGGCACGCCGGTGGCGGCGGGCGTCTACCTGTACCGGCTGGAAGTGGGCGCGGAGCGCATCCAGCGGAAGATGCTGATCGTCAAGTAGCGCTCCTCCGCGTCCCCCCGCGCGAAACAACGCGCGCGACCCGGACGCGAACTCGCTGGCGATGAAAAGCCCCGGCGCTGGATGCGCGCCGGGGCTTTTTCGGCTTGCCCAGTCGCCGCGTGGCGGCGAGAGTGCCAGCATGGCTACCCTGGTCATCGGCGACATCCACGGCTGCTGGGCCGAGCTGCAGGCCCTGCTCGACAAGGCCGGCCCCGCGGCGGACGACCTGATCCTCGCGGTCGGCGACCTGGTCAACCGCGGGCCCGACTCGCCGCCCCTGCTCGCCTTCTTCCGCGACACGCCGAATGCGCAGAGCCTGCGCGGCAACCACGAGGAGCGCCATCTCGAGGCGCTGCCGGGCCGGGAGCCGCTGGGGCTGGCGCACGAGCTGGCCCGCCTGCAGTGGAGCGAGGCGGACTACCGCGCCGCCTGCCGCACGATGGCGGCCCTCCCGCGCGCGCGGCTGCTCGAGGAAGCGCTGGTCGTCCACGCCTACTGGGAACCGGGACGGCCGCTGGAGCGCCAGCGCCCGGAGGTGCTGACCGGTCTGCCCGGCGGCCTCGAGCGGCTCTGGTCCCGCTACGAGCGACCCTGGTACGAGCTCTACGACGGCGAGAGGCCGCTCATCGTCGGCCACCTCGACTACCTGCAGACGGGCGAGCCCTTCGTGCACGCCGATCGCGTCTGGGGCCTGGACACGGGCTGCGTGCGGGGCGGCCGGCTGAGCGCGCTCTGGCTGCCGGACTTCCGCCTCGTCAGCGTCAAGGCGGGCGCGCGCTACTGGCAGCTCCAGCGCCAGGA carries:
- a CDS encoding T9SS type A sorting domain-containing protein, with the protein product MDFGLPADAAVRLTVFDVNGRAVATLIDGTLPAGWQRVTWDGRDAQGTPVAAGVYLYRLEVGAERIQRKMLIVK
- a CDS encoding serine/threonine protein phosphatase encodes the protein MKSPGAGCAPGLFRLAQSPRGGESASMATLVIGDIHGCWAELQALLDKAGPAADDLILAVGDLVNRGPDSPPLLAFFRDTPNAQSLRGNHEERHLEALPGREPLGLAHELARLQWSEADYRAACRTMAALPRARLLEEALVVHAYWEPGRPLERQRPEVLTGLPGGLERLWSRYERPWYELYDGERPLIVGHLDYLQTGEPFVHADRVWGLDTGCVRGGRLSALWLPDFRLVSVKAGARYWQLQRQEYGELRRFDLAAHVDLDWRTLRALLAEIDRRDGLPAGLAERRERLRRFLGRAEASLDLLLESLGRRCQGILAELAAAPGFAALPAGERRRRFRERAGDGREGRLLTLAYKGRLGRAALRKAYASPRALLVACERLGLLLRDHARPD